In Leptospira montravelensis, the genomic window AAGCTCTTGAAGCTAAGGCGACTGCAGCTCAGTAATCTGACTGTTTAGCATTCAACTTCAAAGAAGAGCCTCCTAAATTAGGAGGCTTTTTTTTGCCCTGAATAGAGATTACTTTTTAAGTTTTGGATCGAAGTAGTGTTTATGAATAAAATCTTGAACCACTTTATGTTGCAAGGCCGTTAGAGGTTGAAAAATTACCGAAGTTGTTTTTCCCGCAGTTCGATGGACCGTTCCAATAATCTCTAATGGATTTTGATGAAGAGAAAATTGAATTCTTACTTGGTCACCTTCATAAAAGATTGCCGTTGTTTGAAATGCAAGACCACCAGTTCCCAAATCAGAAAGATGCCCAGTCACTGGTGTATTTTTTGATTTTACCAGTTCCACAGTGCAAGGTACGTCTAATTTTACACGAGCATCTTTTCTTTTTTGTTTTGCCCCACCGTATTTACTATAACTATCTGAAAAAATTGACTGCTTTGAATCTGCCATTCTAACTTCCTTTATGCGAGACTAACAAAGGTTTCACAATTGATACTCTCATTGTATATTTCGCTTGTTCCCAAAAATATAGAATCCATCTGTACAGATTCTAAAGTTTCTATAAATTGACTTACGTTTGTAATTGTTAAAAGTTCTCTTTTAGTATTCTCTGGAAAACCTGTATTCTCTATGTATCGTATAAAGTGTTTGCGAAAAAGTATTAACGCATAATCATCTTCAGAAGGATAAAAATTTAACATTAAATTTAAATGCTCCAGAATGACTTCTTTGATTTCTGACCAACTAACTTTTTCTTTTGCCCTCTCAGAAAAGATCCAAGGATTTCCGATGGCTTTACGACCAATGAGAACAAGATCTACTCCATATTCTTTTTTCTTAAACATGGCTTCCGAATAACTAGTCACATCTCCATTTCCAAAAATGGGAACCATTGCTTTGGATTTGATTTCACCAATTGCATTCCAATCGGCAACACCAGAATATGCCATTGCTTTTGTTCTTCCATGCACGGAAATAGCAGAGACTCCTGATCCTTCTAATACTTTGACTGTTTCTAAATAATTTAAGGAATTAGAATCCCAACCAAGGCGAATCTTTGCTGTGACAGGAAGGTTTGTTTTTTTTCGAATTCCTTCGATCATAGCACCCGCCAATCGAACATTTCGTAAAAGACCAGCGCCTGATCCGTGATGGGAAACTTTGGCTACAGAACATCCCATATTCAAATCAATCACATCTGGATTTCTTGACGCAGCAATTTCTGATGCATTCACAACCGTTTCTAAATCCGATCCGAAAATTTGAAAAAAAATTGGTCTTTCAGTTTCTAAATAGCGAAACATATCTAAAGATTTTGTATTCCCCATTAACAATTGTTCTGTGGATACAAATTCAGTATAAGCAAAAGCCGATCCAAACCGCCTAGTTATTTGTCTATAGGGACTATCTGAAATACCAGCCATCGGCGAAAGAACAACATCACCTTTGATTGTTACTCCTCCGATGGTAATCATATTTGCTCTTTATTCTGATTCGGACTCTGAATCTCTAACGACAGCGAAGTCTTTTACAAAGTCTTCATCTTTGGTATTCACCACTTTGACACCCATCGCAGAACGACCCACCATTGAAATGGTTTTGACTTCGACACGTATTGCCATACCGGATTGAGTGATGACAAGAAGTTCATCTTCTTCTTTTACCGAAGCGATTCCCACAGCTCGTCCATTTTTTTCACCAATCTTTAAGTAGGTCATTCCTTTCCCGCCTCGACCTTTCGTTGAAAACTCTTCAAAATCGGTTCGTTTTCCAAATCCATTTTCGGAAACACAGAATAGATTTGTACCTGGTTCTACTTTTGTAATCCCGGCAATGGCATCGTCTTCTTCCAACTTCATAGCAGTTACACCAGAAGCCGTTCTACCTTGCGAACGAAGTTCGTTCAAATTCATTCGGATTGCGAGTCCATTTTTACTTCCTATAAACACATCGTAGTTACTAGGATTAGCAATTACATCAATGAGTTCATCACCATCACGAAGTCCAATCGCAATGATTCCCGATTTTTTCGTATTTGTGAATTCATCCAATTGGATTTTTTTCACAAAACCTTCTCTTGTCACCATTAGAAGATAGGACTCGTCGAAATTTCGGAATGTAAACAAGGAAGTAATGATTTCATCATCATTTAAGTTAATCACTGCCTTGAGTGATTTTCCTCGTGCTTCTTTTGAACCAATAGGTAGTTCATAAACTTTCATAAGGAAGGCTCTTCCTTTATTAGAGAAGAGCATCAAGTTATCATGAGTCATAGCACTACTTAGTTTTTTAACAAAGTCTTCTCTTTTTGTAGAGATCCCTTGAACACCCTTTCCTCCACGTTTTTGGCGACGGAAAGTATCCATAGGTAGGCGTTTGATAAACATATCTTCTGATAACTGAACTACCACTTCTTCATCTGCAATCAAATCTTCAGCGTTAAAGGTTGAAGACTCTAAGGATTCCAAACTAATTTCAGTGGAACGATTATTTCCAAATGATTGGGCAACCTTACCTAGCTCATCACAAATGATAGATTTAACTCGTTCTGGTTTAGCAAGAATGTCTTCTAAGTCAGCGATCAGTAGTCGAACCTGCTCTAATTCTTCAATGATCTTTTGTACTTCTAAAGACGTTAAACGTTGCAAACGCATTTCGAGAATTGCATCCGCTTGGATTTCAGAGAGAGCAAACGTTGCCATGAGGGAACTTTGCGCTTCTTTTACATCTTTTGAAGCTCGTATGATACGTATCACTTCATCAATATTATCAAGAGCAATACGAAGTCCTTCTAAGATATGCGCTCTTTTTTGTGCTTTATCTAAATCAAATTCAGTACGTTTGATTACGACTTCATTTCTATGATCCGCATAGGATTTTAGAATTTCTTTTAACGAAAAGATTTTTGGGCGATTGTTTAAAATCGCAAGCATCGTAATTCCATAACTCACTTGTAGTTGAGTGAGTTTGAAAAGTTGATTTAGAATGACTTGTGCATTGGCATCTTTTTTAATATGAATCTCAACTCGAATTCCTTTTCTATCTGATAGATCTAAAATTTCAGAGACTCCTTCGATGATTTTCTCATTCACAAGTTCCCCGATTTTTTCGAGTAGATTCTTTTTGTTTACTTGGTATGGAATTTCATTAATAACAATGATCTCGCGACCTTTGTTATTTTCGATGATATCAACTTTCGATCGAATCCGAATGGATCCTTTTCCTGTGGCGTAGGCTTGGTATAAACCTTCCCCGCCAATAATAGTTCCACCAGTAGGAAAATCAGGTCCTGGAAGAATTTTCATTAATTCCGGAAGTGTGATATCTGGATTTTGAATGAGAGCTATGACAGCATTTACCGATTCTTTTAAGTTATGCGGTGGAATGTTAGTTGCCATACCCACAGCAATTCCTGTTGAACCGTTTACTAAAATATTTGGGAAATTTGCTGGTAAGACATCTGGCTGTTGTCTCGTATCATCAAAGTTTGGTGAAAAACTGACTGTATTTTTTTCGATGTCCTTTAGAAGTTCTTCCGCAAGTTTCGTAAGTTTAGCTTCTGTATATCGATAAGCCGCCGCGTTATCACCGTCGACCGATCCAAAGTTTCCTTGCCCATCGATCAATGTTTCTCGCATGGAAAAGGTCTGCGCCATACGAACCATTGTTTCGTAAACCGCCGAGTCACCATGTGGGTGGTAGTTACCAATCACTTCCCCAACAATCTTTGCTGATTTTACATAAGGACGATCGGATCTCCATGCTCTTTCATTCATCGCATGTAGAATTCGTCTATGTACTGGTTTTAATCCATCTCTAACATCAGGAAGTGCTCGACCTACAATTACACTCATCGCATAATCAAGGTAAGCTTCCTTCATTTGGTCTTCAATTTCAACCGGAATGACTCTTACACCTGCTTTGAGAGCACCGGCTACATCTGGTCTGCCGGAAAGATTGAGTGCTAAAGTTTTATTTGATTCGTTTTCTTGGCCGTTTTGTTCGGTCATTTTTTTATCCTAATTCCGATTATAGATCTAAATTTGCAACTTTGTATGAATTCGCTTCAATGAAACGACGACGTGGAGATACTTCATCACCCATTAGGATATTGAATGTATCTTCTGCTTCTACAAAATCTTGTAACTTTACTTGTAACATAACTCGTTCTTTTGGATCCATAGTTGTATCCCAAAGTTGTTCTGGATTCATCTCTCCAAGTCCTTTGTACCTTTGGATCACAACTTTGTCATTGGGCCTTGATTTAAGAATTTCTTCCTTTTCTCTGTCAGAGTAAACATAGACAGCCTCTCTTCCAAACTTCAAAAGATACAATGGAGGTTGAGCCACAAACAAAGATCCTTGTTCAATGATTGGTTTCATATACCGGAAGAAAAAAGTTAATAGAAGTGTTCGGATATGAGATCCATCCACGTCCGCATCTGTCATAATGATGATTTTTTTATAACGAAGTTTTTCCACATTGAATTCATCATCACCAATTCCTGTTCCCATAACTGTGATTAGGGTTCGAATTTCTTCATTCGAAAGAATTTTATCCAAACGGGCTTTTTCCACATTTAGAATTTTACCTTTAAGTGGAAGGATTGCTTGGGTATTTCTATCTCTTCCTTGTTTTGCTGATCCACCCGCCGAGTCTCCCTCGACAAGATACAATTCGCAATGTTCTGGATCTTTTTCGGAACAGTCCGCTAACTTTCCAGGTAGGCCGCCACCTTCTAAAACCGTCTTACGTCTTGTTAGGTCTCGTGCTCGTCTCGCTGCTTCTCTTGCTTTGGATGCTAGAATACATTTCTCTAAAATCTTTTTGATGACTGCAGGATTTTCTTCAAAGAAACGATTGAGCCCTTCGCCTGTGATTGTCTGCATCAGACCCTTCACTTCTGCGTTCACTAACTTTTCTTTTGTTTGTGAGTTAAACTGGGGCTGTGGGATTTTGATGGATATGACTGCGCAAAGTCCTTCTTTGATATCATCCCCTTGCAAACCATTGGGTTGTTTTTTAAAAAGGACCTGATCTTTTTTTAAGTGATCATTCAAAGTCCGAGTAAGGGCTGTTCGAAAACCTTCTAAGTGAGTTCCACCTAAGTTGTTATTAATGGCGTTGGTAAAACAAAAAATATTTTCGCTGTAAGTATCACAATATTGGAGAGCAATTTCTGCCCAAACATTTTCTTTTTCACCGACAAAGTGCAAAACTTTGTGCAAAGGATGTTTTGCTTCCGTGATGTATTCAACGAAGGAAACAATCCCTCCATCAAATTTAAATTCGTGTTTTGCAACTTCTTCTTTTCTTTGATCTTCAATACGAATGAGTAGACCTTTATTTAAAAAAGCAATTTCTCTAAATCTTGCAGAAAGGGTATCAAAAGAAAAATCAACAGTGGTAAAAATAGTATCGTCTGCTTTAAAACGAACGACTGTTCCACGGTGTGTTGTATCACCTATAATTTTTACATCTTCAACAGGAACACCTGCTTGGTATTTTTGGTAATGTAACTTTCCATCTTGGTGGACTTCTACTTCTAAATAAGTAGAAAGAGCATTCACAACGGAAACCCCTACCCCGTGCAAACCACCAGATACTTTATAGGCATCGTTTTCAAACTTTCCACCAGCGTGTAAAATGGTTAAAACCACTTCAATGGTGGATTTACCTTTGTCAGGGTGAATTCCAGTGGGAATTCCGCGACCGTTATCTCGAACTTCAATGATATGGTCTGGTAAAATGCGGACATCAATTTCTGTACAATGGCCAGCCATTGCCTCATCCACAGAGTTATCCACAACCTCATAAACCATCTTATGTAGGCCGGACTCGTCTTGGGTTCCGATATACATTCCGGGGCGTTTCCGCACCGCTTCTAGACCCTCTAGGATCTTAATTTTCGAGGCTGAATAGGCGTTTGGATCGGTTTGGTTGGACATAGATTTATAAGATACCCTATAGGAAGTATCCTAGAAAGACCCTCGAAGGGCAAGTGAAAACGAGGAGTTTTGGGCGGCTTTAAGACCTAGGATTCTGGAATTCGTTTCCTGTTTTAAATTGAATTTTTTCCAATAAAACCGGGTTTGTAATTGAGTTCACTTTCGTTAAAAGTTCCGTCTTTTGGAACTCCAATTCCTGGGAGATCATCGAGTGACGACAAACAACTGTGAGTTTTTTTCCATCAATAGATTTGGGAAAACTCTGTTTACCAAAGTATTCACCTACTATGTCATTCCATTTGAGTCGTAGGGTTTTCAAAATTTGGTCTCGAAAGATAGATTCCCTGTCCATACCCAATTTTTCTAAACTTTGGAAGAGTTCTGAGAGTTCGACCTTTTTCATTTCTCTGAAAACACCTTTACTTTTCCGGCTTCCACTTGGTAAATTTCTTTATCAACGGTTAGGTTTCCCACATATTCATGAATCCCTTCTAAATCTGTGGTTGTAAAAAAAGCCTGACCACATTCTGAAATCAGATTCACAAAGTATTCTCTCCGTTTCACATCCAACTCCCGAATGATATCATCAATCAGTAGGACAGGAGCTTCTCCCGTCGTATCACGAATCATTTGAAAACAGGCAGTTTTTAGAGCAATGACCGCACTTCGTTTTTGGCCTTGGGATCCAAACCCACTCAAATCTTTATCATCAAATCCAATCGGTAGTGTGTCCCGATGGTTTCCGCAACTCGTGTAACCGATGGCTCTGTCCTTTCGGAGATTATCGATGAGTTTTTGTCTATGTTCTTCTTTGGATGCGATATTGGGTTTGTAGGTTAAAAAGAAGGGATCTTTTCCAGAACTTAACTGTTGTAAGTTTTTATGAAAGTATCCAGCCAGGCTTTCGATAGTTTTGGTTCTGATTTCACGAATTTCTGCATCATGTTCGATGATGGGTTCATCCCAAATTCCAATTTCACGATCTGTGGAATTTTCTTTTTTTAAAGCAGTGTTCCTTTGTTTGAGCAAACGATCATATTCAATGAGTTGTTTTAAATAATAACGATTGGTGGAAGAAATAAAGGCATCTAAAAAACGGCGGCGCTCCACGTTTCCATCTTCAATGATGAGGATGTCAGGTGGACTCATTACAATCGAACGAAAGTATCCTACATAGTCAGAGATTTTTTTAAACTCTTCCCCGTTGACTTTCAATTTCTTTCGTTTGGAATAGGAATGTTCAATTCCATATTCAAATAAATAATCATTTTCTTCGGATTCAAATTCAGCACGGATGAAGGTATCTTTTGTTTCCCAACGAAGGAGTTGGTTTTGGTCTGATTCGCGAAAACTTTTTAAATAGGAAAGAAGTGAAATTGATTCTAGAAGGTTTGTCTTACCTTCTCCATTGTTTCCAATAAAAAAGATAAGACGTGATTTGAATGTTAGTTCTGTTTCTTCGTGATTCCGAAAATTCTTTATGTAAATTTTCTTTAGAAACATTAAAGTTTCATTGGCATAATGACAGAAACAAAGTCGCTATCCGATGGATCTTTAAAAAGAACTGGTGCACTGGAAGTGGTGAATTCCAAAATGACTTCCGGATCATCCACAGCTTTTACCACATCACTCAAATAATCTCCTTTGAATGCGATGGTGATTGCTTCGCCGTTATATTCAATTGGCATATTGTGATCAAACATCATCGTTCCAGGATTGGAAGAACTGATATTCACATTTCCTTTCGTAAAAGCCAAACGAATTTGTTTTGAAGGTTCTTCTGCAGAAATCAAAGCTTGTTTCAAAAAAGTTAAGAAGTCAGCTTTTACCACACGAACTGATTCCGAAGTTTGTTTTGGAATCACTTGTTCATAATCAGGAAAGTTTCCATCAATGAGTTTGAATAGAAGTTCTACGTTTCCAGAAGAAACATAAATTTGTTCTTCTACAAATCCAATCTTTGCAGTTTCTTTTCCTTCTATCATCTTAAGCATTTCACGAACTGCTTTATGAGGAATGATCACACCATTTTTAAATGGAAACTGTTTTGGGAACTTACGAACTATTTTAGAAAGACGACGTCCATCGGTTCCAACAACAATTAGATCCGTATTGTCTGGTTTTAAAAAGAGACCATTAAAAACAAAACGTGTTTCTTCAATTGCCATCGCGTAAGAAGTTTTACGAAACATCTCACGAATGGTTTGGCAAGGAAATTCAACCACACTTGCTTCATCTACTTTCGGAATGGTTTTGATATCTTCTGAATCGATTCCGTTGACTTTGAACTTTGTGTCCATCTTACCGCTGGCATCAGTGATGGTTGTTTCCGAATTTTCTGATTGGTCAGTAGTTGTGAGTAAACTTGTATCGAAGTTTAGATTTTTAAAAATACTCGATAGTTGTTTTGCAGGTAAGGATGCGATTCCCTTTTCTCCAATGGTGGAAGGTACAGAAGTTTTGATGGCGATCTCGAGATCTGTCGCTGAAAGATAAACTTCATTTTCACCTGTTTGGATTTTGAGATTGGAGAGAGCCGATTTAATCTCTCGAACTGAGATGACTCCATCCACTGAGTTGATTGCTTTTAGGAATTCTGTAGTATTGACAGTGAATTTCATTTTTCCTCTTCTTCTTATTTATATTATATATCTTTATATATATTATGTCGTTTCCGTTGGTTCTGTCAGTATGTCGATAAAGCCCGGAAACATCAATTTTTATTGAATTATGTCAGGTTTTTTCCTTTTTGCAACTGTCAATATTTATGTCACTTTGAACAGGTTGTGGAATACTTAAGGGACAATAAGGACTGACTATGTCCTATCGACGGTTTATCGACAGGTAATGGTCGGATTAATCACAGGTTATTGGAAACTTATCTTGTGTTTGATGGAGTGAAATACGTCTTCCCACTGGGATTCTGTTTTCATTCGCTCTTTGAATTTATCAATGCCGTGGATGACAGTCGAATGTGTGGTCGAAAAAATTCTGCCAATTTGTGCCTTCGGAACATGGAGAACATCGTGAAGGAGGAGCATACAGAGATGTCTTGGAGGAATGAAATCGGCTTTGCGGCTTTTGCCTAGTAAATCTTTGCGCGCGATGTTTGTCCTTTCACAGACAAGATCGATGACCATATCCGGGTTGAATCCAATTCTTTTTTTGTTAGTTAAAAAACGTGCTTCCGCTATTTCTTGAATTTTTTCTTCCGTAAGTAAAAAGTATTCATAAGCCTTTTTGTATAAAACCAAATCGTTTACGATACCAATGAGAGCCCTTGAATCCCCTTCCAATCGTTCGGCAAGCCAAAGAAGAAGTTTGTCACTGGCGGGAATATTGAATTCGGAAAAATTGGCTCGCAAAAGTTCAATGCGTAGAGCCAAGTCATGGGATTTGACATCGGCTTGGAGACCATGCACAAATCGAGATTTGAGCCTTTCGTGTAACGGCAGTTCGTAACTCGGTCTGTCGGATGCGATCACAATCTGGCGTTTTCTATCGTAAAGAAAATTGAAAAGAGCAAAAAACTCCTCTTGGGTTTTTTCCGCCCCTCCATTCAAAAATTGAATGTCGTCAAAGAGTAAAACATTATAAGACTGGTATCGAATTTTAAAAGATTCGAGTGACTCCCGATTGTTTTGACGAACCGTAAAAATAAACTCATTCAAAAATGAAGTGCTGTTTACATATCGAACCGTTTTCCAAGGATCTTTCTTTTTGATCTCGTTTCCTATGGCATGTAATAGGTGTGTTTTACCCACACCGACTGGTCCAAAAATATACAATGGATTGTATTTCCCTGGTTGTTCGGCCACACTTTTTGCCGCCGTATAGGCAATGCGATTGGAATCAGAAGTGATATAATTGCTAAAAATGAACTCTGGATTTAGATCCGAGTCGGATTCATCAAATTTGGATTGGATGACTTCCTTAAAAATTTGTGTAGATGTTTCTGATTCTGCAAGAATCGACACACGAAAACGATCACCTACTACTTGATAGACGGCGTCTTCAATGAAAGTAGTGTATTTTGTTTCCACGTGACGTTTGATTCCTGTGGAAGGAGCCGTTAAGTGAACCACCTGGTTCTCAGATTTATCAAATCGAAGTGGTGCAATGAAATTGGAAAAGTACTTGGGAGGTATCTGTTTCGATATTTCTTCTAAAATTTCTTCCCAACGTATGTCCAAGTTTCCCGCCCTAAATGTGAAATCGGGTACTATACTTTTAGCAAGTAGGTAGAATTCAAATGAAAAATCCGAAAACGATCCAAACTAGAAAAAATAGTCGAACCGAATAAAAAAATTATGTCCCTTAATTGAATTGACTGGAATTTACCTTGTAATCTGTGTTAGGTGTTCATTTTTTCAATAGGTGAATTTTTAATATTTATCAGCTTTTTATCACTATGTGGCTAAACGTAAAAATAATTGTGATAAAAGAACATACTCAAGTGCTGGAATTTCATAATGAAGTTTCATTTTAAAATCTAAGATGGCTTCAATCCTTCCAACATTGGCTTCAAAGTTTTTTTGTCTGTATTCATAAAGTAATAACAAACAAATCATTTCTAAAAAATCAATTCCTGTAAGTCCTTCTTTATTAGATCGAAATTCTCCGAGTTGGTCTCGCACCCAGTTTTCTAATTTAAAAAGTAAAATGGAATCGTGACAATGTTCTCTTACATTTTCATGCCATTCTTCTAAAAATTCATCTGAGATTTCAAATGGATTCAGTGATCCACCATAATAAAGTTTTGATTCAGTCATTTCATCTCTACGAATTTTTTTGATTTCGTTTTGAGGGAGATAGTTGAAAGGAACACAAACTGATCGAGATACAATGGTTGGTTTTAAATTTTTTAAATCGTTAACAATCAGAATGAACTTTGTATGTGCAGGAGGTTCTTCTAAAGTTTTCAGAAGAGTGGTTTCTGCTTCATTGTTAATTCGATTGGCTTCCGGAAATAATACAACTCGGTAATCTGATGTATGTGGTTTGAAAGGAATCCTTGCTGATAACAACCATCGGATGGTAAAATCTTCCGGATCTTTTTCTTTTCCAATGGCTATGTTTTTTCTTCGGGGAAATTGAATGAAGTCGGGATGCACACCCTTCATAAATTGTCTGCAGGAATCACAAACTCCACAAGAGGTTCCTTCTAAACAAAGGAGTTGTCTCGAGAATCGTTCTGCTGCCGTCCACTTCCCCACTCCATCGGGTCCATAAAAAATAATGGAACCAGGAATTCGTGTCCTATCTTTTAAAAAAGATTTTAAGTAAGTCAGTGCAACATCTTGGCCTGACACTTGGTCGAATGAAAACAAAGCATCAGCCATTGGTCTTTAATATACCGGAGTGAGCCAGTTCATATAACTTGGTTGTTCACCACGAACCGCTTCAAAAAAGATAGATTGGATTTTTTTGGTGATGGGACCTATGTTTCCATTTCCAATCACACGACGATCCACTTCTTTCACCCAAGCCACTTGCACACCCGTGCCTGAAAAAAATAATTCATCAGCAATATAAAGTTCAGATCGAGCAATGTCTCTTTCCACAACTTGGATTCCTAAGTCTTTTGCAATTTGAATGATACTTCTTCTTGTGATCCCTTCTAAAATAGAAGATGGAATGGTAGGTGTATGGATCACACCATCACGAACGATAAAAAGATTTTCGGCAGAACCCTCTGATACAAATCCTCTCGCATCTAAAAAGATAGCTTCATCCATTCCGTTTTGAACGGCTTCTGATTTTGCAAGAGCAGAGTTTACATACCCACCACTCACTTTAGAAAGAGTAGGAATTTGGTTATCAGAAAATCTTTGCCAAGAAGAAACGATAGTAGTTAGTCCATTTTGAGTATCAAGGTAATCATCCAACTTCAAAGCATAAACGGTGATATCTGCCTTCACATCATGGAAACGTGGGGAAAGTTGTAAGGCAGAAGTATAAATGAAAGGTCGTAAGTATACATTTTGTTTTGCTTCATTTTTACGAAGCAGATCCAAGATAATGGATTGGATTTCTTCCGGTGTGATTTGAATTTGCAGCTGCATGATCTTTGTGGAGTTCTCAAGTCGTTTGCAATGTTCTGGCAATCGGAAGACAAAAAGGTTTTTTTTCGCTTCGTTATAATATCCACGGATTCCACCGAAGACACCTGTCCCATATTGTAAGGCGTGGGTTTGGACGCTGACTTTCGCGTCCTCGGAAGGAACAATCTTTCCTTCGAAGTATGTATAAGGGAATGAATTCTGAGCCATTGAGATTCCTATCACTCCAATCTTCTGGAGTTTCAAAATTAGAAAATGAATTTTATCTTTTTTTCTCTCGAAGCTTAGGCCGATGATTTTGATATCGTTCTAAGGAGTAGATTCTCTAATCTCTCTCCCTCGCTTTTTTATAAGAACTGAATCACTAAGAAGACATAATATGAATCCATCCTTTTATCCCAATCAATTTGATTGTATCGTCGTTGGTGCCGGTCATGCCGGAACTGAAGCTGCTTATATCTCTGCCAAAGCGGGGCTCAAAACTTTACTCATTACAATGAACTTGGATACCATCGGACAGATGAGTTGCAATCCTGCCATCGGTGGAATTGCCAAAGGACATATGGTTCGCGAAGTGGATGCTCTTGGTGGACTGATGGGTCGGGTGATTGATCAAACCGGAATTCAATTTAAGATGTTAAACACATCGAAGGGTCCTTCCGTTTGGGCCCCGCGCGCGCAAGCAGAGAAAAAACAATACCAGCTCATGATCAAACACCAATTGGAAAAATTAAAAACACTCTCTATAAGACAAGATACAGTTGAGGATTTGATTGTTGAGGGAAACCAAGTGACTGGTGTCGTCACTGGTCGTGGATTTACTTTTTATACAAATCATGTGATCCTAACCACAGGAACTTTTTTATCGAGTGTGATTCATATTGGAACTTACCAAAAGGAATCGGGTCGGATCGGGGAACCAACAACCAAAGGTTTATCACACACACTTGCTCGTTTTGAATTACGACTTGGAAGACTCAAAACTGGAACCCCTGCTCGTGTTCATAAAAATTCCATCAACTTTGATGGACTCGATGTACAAGATGGTGATGAGAACCCGCGCCCCTTTTCTTTTTCAACAAGTAAAATCGACCGCAAACAAATTCCTTGTTACATCACTTACACCAACGACACCACTCATGAACTCATCAAACAAAACTTAGAATTCTCTCC contains:
- the recF gene encoding DNA replication/repair protein RecF (All proteins in this family for which functions are known are DNA-binding proteins that assist the filamentation of RecA onto DNA for the initiation of recombination or recombinational repair.), yielding MFLKKIYIKNFRNHEETELTFKSRLIFFIGNNGEGKTNLLESISLLSYLKSFRESDQNQLLRWETKDTFIRAEFESEENDYLFEYGIEHSYSKRKKLKVNGEEFKKISDYVGYFRSIVMSPPDILIIEDGNVERRRFLDAFISSTNRYYLKQLIEYDRLLKQRNTALKKENSTDREIGIWDEPIIEHDAEIREIRTKTIESLAGYFHKNLQQLSSGKDPFFLTYKPNIASKEEHRQKLIDNLRKDRAIGYTSCGNHRDTLPIGFDDKDLSGFGSQGQKRSAVIALKTACFQMIRDTTGEAPVLLIDDIIRELDVKRREYFVNLISECGQAFFTTTDLEGIHEYVGNLTVDKEIYQVEAGKVKVFSEK
- the dnaA gene encoding chromosomal replication initiator protein DnaA — translated: MDIRWEEILEEISKQIPPKYFSNFIAPLRFDKSENQVVHLTAPSTGIKRHVETKYTTFIEDAVYQVVGDRFRVSILAESETSTQIFKEVIQSKFDESDSDLNPEFIFSNYITSDSNRIAYTAAKSVAEQPGKYNPLYIFGPVGVGKTHLLHAIGNEIKKKDPWKTVRYVNSTSFLNEFIFTVRQNNRESLESFKIRYQSYNVLLFDDIQFLNGGAEKTQEEFFALFNFLYDRKRQIVIASDRPSYELPLHERLKSRFVHGLQADVKSHDLALRIELLRANFSEFNIPASDKLLLWLAERLEGDSRALIGIVNDLVLYKKAYEYFLLTEEKIQEIAEARFLTNKKRIGFNPDMVIDLVCERTNIARKDLLGKSRKADFIPPRHLCMLLLHDVLHVPKAQIGRIFSTTHSTVIHGIDKFKERMKTESQWEDVFHSIKHKISFQ
- the dnaN gene encoding DNA polymerase III subunit beta, with the protein product MKFTVNTTEFLKAINSVDGVISVREIKSALSNLKIQTGENEVYLSATDLEIAIKTSVPSTIGEKGIASLPAKQLSSIFKNLNFDTSLLTTTDQSENSETTITDASGKMDTKFKVNGIDSEDIKTIPKVDEASVVEFPCQTIREMFRKTSYAMAIEETRFVFNGLFLKPDNTDLIVVGTDGRRLSKIVRKFPKQFPFKNGVIIPHKAVREMLKMIEGKETAKIGFVEEQIYVSSGNVELLFKLIDGNFPDYEQVIPKQTSESVRVVKADFLTFLKQALISAEEPSKQIRLAFTKGNVNISSSNPGTMMFDHNMPIEYNGEAITIAFKGDYLSDVVKAVDDPEVILEFTTSSAPVLFKDPSDSDFVSVIMPMKL
- a CDS encoding branched-chain amino acid transaminase yields the protein MAQNSFPYTYFEGKIVPSEDAKVSVQTHALQYGTGVFGGIRGYYNEAKKNLFVFRLPEHCKRLENSTKIMQLQIQITPEEIQSIILDLLRKNEAKQNVYLRPFIYTSALQLSPRFHDVKADITVYALKLDDYLDTQNGLTTIVSSWQRFSDNQIPTLSKVSGGYVNSALAKSEAVQNGMDEAIFLDARGFVSEGSAENLFIVRDGVIHTPTIPSSILEGITRRSIIQIAKDLGIQVVERDIARSELYIADELFFSGTGVQVAWVKEVDRRVIGNGNIGPITKKIQSIFFEAVRGEQPSYMNWLTPVY